A stretch of the Hemitrygon akajei chromosome 30, sHemAka1.3, whole genome shotgun sequence genome encodes the following:
- the map2k1 gene encoding dual specificity mitogen-activated protein kinase kinase 1, whose translation MPKKKPGPIQLHPSPDGSAINGTTSAETNLEALQKKLEELELDEQQRKRLEAFLTQKQKVGELKDDDFEKISELGAGNGGVVFKVSHKPSGLIMARKLIHLEIKPAIRNQIIRELQVLHECNSPYIVGFYGAFYSDGEISICMEHMDGGSLDQVLKKAGRITEQVLGKVSIAVNKGLAYLREKHKIMHRDVKPSNILVNSRGEIKLCDFGVSGQLIDSMANSFVGTRSYMSPERLQGTHYSVQSDIWSMGLSLVEMAIGRYPIPPPDAKELEQIFGCQMGEDATSPEQSSRPPGRPGSSFGLDCRPPMAIFELLDYIVNEPPPKLPSGVFSDEFQDFVNICLIKNPAERADLKQLMAHAFIKRSEAEEVDFAGWLCTTIGLKQPSTPTHTPAI comes from the exons GACAAATTTGGAGGCTCTGCAGAAGAAGTTGGAGGAGCTCGAGCTCGACGAGCAGCAGCGGAAGAGGCTGGAGGCCTTCCTAACTCAGAAACAGAAGGTCGGCGAGCTAAAGGATGACGACTTTGAGAAGATCTCAGAGCTGGGCGCGGGCAATGGCGGAGTCGTCTTCAAGGTCTCCCACAAACCGTCCGGCCTAATCATGGCCCGGAAG CTGATCCACCTGGAGATCAAGCCAGCCATTCGGAACCAGATTATCCGAGAGCTGCAGGTGCTTCATGAGTGTAATTCTCCCTATATCGTGGGATTCTACGGAGCCTTCTACAGCGACGGCGAGATTAGCATCTGCATGGAGCACATG GATGGCGGATCATTGGATCAAGTGCTGAAAAAGGCAGGAAGAATTACGGAGCAGGTCCTGGGCAAAGTGAGCATAGCT GTTAACAAGGGACTGGCGTACCTGCGGGAGAAACACAAGATTATGCACCGAG ACGTGAAACCGTCGAACATCCTGGTGAATTCGCGTGGTGAAATCAAGCTGTGTGACTTTGGGGTCAGTGGGCAGCTGATCGACTCGATGGCCAACTCGTTTGTTGGGACCAGGTCCTACATGTCT CCGGAAAGACTCCAGGGAACACACTACTCTGTTCAGTCGGACATCTGGAGTATGGGGCTCTCCCTGGTGGAGATGGCGATCGGCCGCTACCCAATTCCTCCGCCTGATGCTAAAGAGCTTGAACAAATTTTCGGCTGTCAAATGGGCGAAGACGCGACATCCCCTGAGCAGAGCAGTCGACCGCCTGGGCGTCCTGGGAGCT CTTTTGGTCTGGACTGTCGACCTCCGATGGCAATATTTGAACTGTTGGATTACATAGTGAATGAG CCACCTCCTAAGTTGCCATCGGGCGTCTTCAGTGACGAATTCCAGGACTTTGTGAACATCTG CTTGATAAAGAATCCTGCAGAGAGAGCGGACTTGAAACAGCTCATG GCTCATGCTTTTATCAAGCGATCAGAGGCGGAAGAAGTGGATTTCGCAGGCTGGCTGTGCACGACGATTGGCTTGAAGCAGCCGAGCACTCCAACGCACACTCCCGCTATCTAA